The nucleotide sequence TCGGGGAATGATTCGTTATCTAAAATAATATCGGATATAGGGTCTTCTATATATTTTTGGATGGTTCTATAGAGTGGTCTTGCTCCGTATTGTGGGTCGTATCCTTTTTCTATTATGAAGTTTTTTGCTTCTTCGGTAAGTTTTACTGTGTATCCTATGTTTGTTATTCGTTCAAAAACATTTTTTATGATGTTATCTATAATTTTGTAGAGGTCTTGTTTTTCGAGGCTTTTAAATATAATAATGTCGTCTAATCTGTTCAAGAATTCGGGGTTAAAAGTTTTTTTCAGTGATGTTTCTACGATAGATTTCATTATTTCGTATTTATTTTCTTGTTTTGTTTGGGAAGCGAATCCGATTCCTGCTCCGAAGTCGTTCATATTTCGCATGCCGAGGTTTGATGTCATTATTATGATAGTATTTCTGAAATTTATTTTACGTCCCATACCATCGGTGATACTACCATCGTCTAATATTTGTAGGAGGATATTGAATATAGCGGGATTTGCTTTTTCTATTTCGTCTAGTAGTATTACGGAGTATGGTTTTCTTCTCACTTTTTCTGTGAGTTGTCCTCCTTCTTCGTATCCGACGTATCCGGGTGGTGCTCCTATTAATCTTGTTACGGCTATGGTTTCCATGTATTCGCTCATATCTATTCTGATAAGGGCTTCATTTTTTTCGAAGAGATATTGGGTCAGTACTTTTGCGAGTTCTGTTTTTCCGACACCTGTTGGTCCTAGGAATATAAAAGATGCGATGGGTTTTTTAGGGTCTTTGAGTCCTACTCTATTTCTTTGGATTGCTTTTACTACTTTTTGAACTGCTTCGTCTTGTCCTATTATTTTTTCTTGGATATCTTTTTGCATGGACATCAGTTTTTTTCTTTCGTTTTGATTGATTTTTTTTACAGGTATTCCTGTTATAGAGGCAACTACATCGGCAACATCTTCTTCTTGTACTATATGTTTTGTGTCTTTATTTTTTTTATGCCATTCTTGTTTTGCGTTTTCTAGTTTTTGGTTGAGTTCTTTTTCTCTGTCTCGGAATTGAGCGGCGTTTTCGTATTTTTGTTCTTTTAGGGCTTCATTTTTTTTTCTTTTTACTCCTTCCAGTTTTGTTTCTATGTCGGTTACTTCTTTTGGTACATAAATATGTTTGATATGGACTCTTGCTCCTACTTCGTCGAGAATATCTATAGCTTTATCGGGTAAAAATCTGTTTGTGATATATGCTGCGGATAGTTTTACGGATTGGTTGATAGCTCCTTCTGTATATTCTACGTTGTGGTGGGTTTCATATTTATCTTTTATGTTGTTGAGTATTTGTATAGTTTCTAGTATAGATGGTTCTTCTATTATAACGGTTTGGAATCTTCTTGCTAATGCTCCGTCTACTTCTATATATTTTTTATATTCGTCTAATGTGGTGGATCCTATACATTGAATTTCTCCTCTTGCGAGAGCGGGTTTTAGCATATTACTTGCGTCTAGGGTTCCTACTGCGTTTCCGGCACCGACCATGGTGTGGAGTTCATCTATAAATAGAATAATGTCTTTTGATTTTCCTAGTTCTGCCATAATTGCTTTCATTCGTTCTTCAAATTGTCCTCTGTATTTTGTTCCTGCAACTACGGAGGTGATGTCTAAAGAAACAACTCTTTTATTATAGAGTATTCGGGATACTTTTTTTTGTATTATTTTAATAGCAAGTCCTTCAGCTATAGCTGTTTTTCCTACACCTGGTTCCCCTATGAGTATTGGGTTATTTTTTTTTCTTCGGCTGAGGATTTGTACTACTCTTTCTATTTCTGTATCTCTTCCTACAATTATATCTAATTTATTTTCTTCGGCGAGTTTTGTTAAATCACGAGAAAAAACATCTAATGCGGGGGTTTTACTTTTTGTTTCCGATGAAGCTTTAGTGTTATTTCCATAATTGCGTTGATTATATACGTCTTCTTTTTCGTGTTGGTCATTGAATTCGTCAGATTCTTCATCTGATTCGGGGTTGAATAAGGAATACATATTTTTATTATCGGTGCTTTTATTATAGAGTATATCTTTGACTGCGTCGTATGTAATTTTAAATTTATTAAGCACTTTACATATAAAGGTTTCTTGGTCGCGTAGTATGGCAAGTAATAGATGCTCTGATTCCACTATATCACTTTTTTGCATTCTTGCCTCTAAGTATGTTTTTTTCATAATGGCTTCTGTTTCTTTTGTAAGGGGGATACTTATATTTTTTTTTGTTTCTTGAGGATTGTTTTGTTTTGATTCATTGGGTGATTCGTTATTTTTAATACGCAGTTCTATATATTCTTTTATATCATTGGTGGGCGTATAGAGTTGTTCTAAAATATCCATAGCAGCGCATTCTTTGTATCTTATTATTCCTAACACTATATGCTCGGGGGCTATATAGTCGTGATGGATTCTTATCGCCTCTTCCTTGCTGCTCATGATAATTTCTTTTACTTTGTTTGAAAATCTTGCTTCCATATTATTTTCTATAATTGATTAGATGAGATTACGGCTTTTAATGATTACTTACAAGAATGTATTTTAACAATTTCATAAATTAAGAATATTTTTAAGAATTATGAAAAACTAAAAATAGTGTCTTATTTAAAATTCTTTTTTTTATTAAAATATCAAAATTATGTTTTATTAAATATATTAAGCAAAAATAATGTCAATATATATTTTAATTTTTACATTCGATGAATAATACCATATTTTCTAAACATATTGAAGCCGCAAAAAGAGTTTTTGAGATAGAATCAAAAGCAGTATCAGACCTTTCTCATCAATTAGACAA is from Chitinophagaceae bacterium and encodes:
- a CDS encoding ATP-dependent Clp protease ATP-binding subunit, giving the protein MEARFSNKVKEIIMSSKEEAIRIHHDYIAPEHIVLGIIRYKECAAMDILEQLYTPTNDIKEYIELRIKNNESPNESKQNNPQETKKNISIPLTKETEAIMKKTYLEARMQKSDIVESEHLLLAILRDQETFICKVLNKFKITYDAVKDILYNKSTDNKNMYSLFNPESDEESDEFNDQHEKEDVYNQRNYGNNTKASSETKSKTPALDVFSRDLTKLAEENKLDIIVGRDTEIERVVQILSRRKKNNPILIGEPGVGKTAIAEGLAIKIIQKKVSRILYNKRVVSLDITSVVAGTKYRGQFEERMKAIMAELGKSKDIILFIDELHTMVGAGNAVGTLDASNMLKPALARGEIQCIGSTTLDEYKKYIEVDGALARRFQTVIIEEPSILETIQILNNIKDKYETHHNVEYTEGAINQSVKLSAAYITNRFLPDKAIDILDEVGARVHIKHIYVPKEVTDIETKLEGVKRKKNEALKEQKYENAAQFRDREKELNQKLENAKQEWHKKNKDTKHIVQEEDVADVVASITGIPVKKINQNERKKLMSMQKDIQEKIIGQDEAVQKVVKAIQRNRVGLKDPKKPIASFIFLGPTGVGKTELAKVLTQYLFEKNEALIRIDMSEYMETIAVTRLIGAPPGYVGYEEGGQLTEKVRRKPYSVILLDEIEKANPAIFNILLQILDDGSITDGMGRKINFRNTIIIMTSNLGMRNMNDFGAGIGFASQTKQENKYEIMKSIVETSLKKTFNPEFLNRLDDIIIFKSLEKQDLYKIIDNIIKNVFERITNIGYTVKLTEEAKNFIIEKGYDPQYGARPLYRTIQKYIEDPISDIILDNESFPEENPQLIKDQITILIDCKDENITINTTSKKIIYSEEEILNP